Proteins encoded together in one Cicer arietinum cultivar CDC Frontier isolate Library 1 chromosome 4, Cicar.CDCFrontier_v2.0, whole genome shotgun sequence window:
- the LOC101515115 gene encoding serine carboxypeptidase 1-like isoform X3: MSSMLLSTVQLWSLILLVWHFAISCKGNQQGEYLSKFIESRKYQQYGEAYSSDVVVVSHVDVVEQQSKLMEDDKVMSLPGQPKGVNFDQYAGYVTVDAKSGRELFYYFVESPLNSSSKPLVLWLNGGPGCSSFGYGAMQELGPFRVNSDGTTLSLNQDAWNIVANVIFLESPAGVGFSYSNNSSDYSHIGDNSTALDSYTFLLNWFERFPQYKTREFFIAGESYGGHYVPQLAHLILSNNKQMKNHTVINLKGIAIGNGWIDDNLCTKGMYDYFWMHALNSVETHEGIEKNCDFGNFNFTSECVKYQNIADDELGNIDIYNIYAPLCNSSATKTAASPTTYSGFDPCSEDYTVAYLNHPEVQQALHAKPTKWSSCSEVGWTDSPASILPTINHLISNAISILIYSGDVDARVPITSTLYSINALKLAPDTAWRPWYTGKEVGGYVIGYKGLTLVTVRGAGHMVPSHQPQSALTMISSFLLGELPPVLNS; the protein is encoded by the exons aTGAGTTCAATGTTGTTATCAACAGTACAATTGTGGTCTCTAATTTTGTTAGTGTGGCACTTTGCAATATCATGCAAAGGCAACCAACAGGGTGAATACCTTTCAAAGTTTATTGAATCAAGAAAGTACCAACAATATGGAGAAGCTTATTCAAgtgatgttgttgttgtatcACATGTTGATGTTGTTGAACAACAATCAAAGTTGATGGAAGATGATAAGGTGATGTCTTTGCCTGGACAACCAAAAGGGGTGAATTTTGATCAATATGCTGGCTATGTAACTGTTGATGCCAAATCAGGGAGAGAACTTTTCTACTACTTTGTGGAATCACCATTAAATTCTTCTTCAAAACCTCTTGTTCTATGGCTAAATGGAG GACCTGGATGCTCTTCATTTGGGTATGGAGCCATGCAAGAATTAGGACCTTTTAGAGTCAACAGTGATGGAACCACACTTTCCCTTAATCAAGATGCATGGAACATAG TGGCAAATGTTATCTTCCTAGAGTCTCCAGCAGGAGTTGGATTTTCTTATTCAAACAATTCTTCAGATTACTCTCACATTGGTGACAATAGCACAGCCTTAGATTCATACACTTTTCTTCTAAATTGGTTTGAGAGATTTCCACAATACAAGACTAGAGAGTTCTTCATAGCTGGTGAAAGTTATGGTGGCCATTATGTCCCTCAGCTAGCTCACCTTATCCTCTCAAATAATAAGCAAATGAAAAATCACACAGTCATCAATTTGAAAGGGATTGCG ATTGGGAATGGTTGGATAGATGACAATTTGTGTACAAAGGGAATGTATGACTATTTCTGGATGCATGCTTTAAACTCTGTCGAAACTCATGAAggaattgaaaaaaattgtgaCTTTGGGAACTTCAACTTTACAAGTGAATGcgtcaaatatcaaaatatagcTGATGATGAGCTTGGAAATATTGACATTTACAACATATATGCCCCACTTTGTAATTCATCTGCAACTAAAACTGCTGCTAGCCCTACCACTTACTCT GGATTCGACCCTTGTTCTGAAGATTATACTGTTGCCTACTTAAATCACCCAGAAGTTCAACAGGCTCTTCATGCTAAACCCACAAAATGGTCTTCTTGCAG TGAGGTGGGTTGGACAGATAGCCCAGCAAGTATTCTACCAACTATAAATCACTTAATATCAAATGCTATAAGCATTTTGATATACAG CGGCGATGTAGATGCACGTGTTCCCATAACTTCAACATTGTATTCAATTAATGCCTTAAAACTAGCACCAGATACTGCATGGCGTCCATGGTATACTGGCAAAGAG GTTGGAGGATATGTGATTGGTTACAAAGGGCTAACACTTGTCACTGTAAGAGGAGCTGGGCACATGGTACCAAGTCATCAACCACAGAGTGCACTAACCATGATCTCATCTTTCCTTTTAGGAGAACTTCCTCCTGTATTAAACTCTTAA
- the LOC101515115 gene encoding serine carboxypeptidase 1-like isoform X2, with product MSSMLLSTVQLWSLILLVWHFAISCKGNQQGEYLSKFIESRKYQQYGEAYSSDVVVVSHVDVVEQQSKLMEDDKVMSLPGQPKGVNFDQYAGYVTVDAKSGRELFYYFVESPLNSSSKPLVLWLNGGPGCSSFGYGAMQELGPFRVNSDGTTLSLNQDAWNIVANVIFLESPAGVGFSYSNNSSDYSHIGDNSTALDSYTFLLNWFERFPQYKTREFFIAGESYGGHYVPQLAHLILSNNKQMKNHTVINLKGIAIGNGWIDDNLCTKGMYDYFWMHALNSVETHEGIEKNCDFGNFNFTSECVKYQNIADDELGNIDIYNIYAPLCNSSATKTAASPTTYSGFDPCSEDYTVAYLNHPEVQQALHAKPTKWSSCSEVGWTDSPASILPTINHLISNAISILIYSGDVDARVPITSTLYSINALKLAPDTAWRPWYTGKEYYAYNMQVGGYVIGYKGLTLVTVRGAGHMVPSHQPQSALTMISSFLLGELPPVLNS from the exons aTGAGTTCAATGTTGTTATCAACAGTACAATTGTGGTCTCTAATTTTGTTAGTGTGGCACTTTGCAATATCATGCAAAGGCAACCAACAGGGTGAATACCTTTCAAAGTTTATTGAATCAAGAAAGTACCAACAATATGGAGAAGCTTATTCAAgtgatgttgttgttgtatcACATGTTGATGTTGTTGAACAACAATCAAAGTTGATGGAAGATGATAAGGTGATGTCTTTGCCTGGACAACCAAAAGGGGTGAATTTTGATCAATATGCTGGCTATGTAACTGTTGATGCCAAATCAGGGAGAGAACTTTTCTACTACTTTGTGGAATCACCATTAAATTCTTCTTCAAAACCTCTTGTTCTATGGCTAAATGGAG GACCTGGATGCTCTTCATTTGGGTATGGAGCCATGCAAGAATTAGGACCTTTTAGAGTCAACAGTGATGGAACCACACTTTCCCTTAATCAAGATGCATGGAACATAG TGGCAAATGTTATCTTCCTAGAGTCTCCAGCAGGAGTTGGATTTTCTTATTCAAACAATTCTTCAGATTACTCTCACATTGGTGACAATAGCACAGCCTTAGATTCATACACTTTTCTTCTAAATTGGTTTGAGAGATTTCCACAATACAAGACTAGAGAGTTCTTCATAGCTGGTGAAAGTTATGGTGGCCATTATGTCCCTCAGCTAGCTCACCTTATCCTCTCAAATAATAAGCAAATGAAAAATCACACAGTCATCAATTTGAAAGGGATTGCG ATTGGGAATGGTTGGATAGATGACAATTTGTGTACAAAGGGAATGTATGACTATTTCTGGATGCATGCTTTAAACTCTGTCGAAACTCATGAAggaattgaaaaaaattgtgaCTTTGGGAACTTCAACTTTACAAGTGAATGcgtcaaatatcaaaatatagcTGATGATGAGCTTGGAAATATTGACATTTACAACATATATGCCCCACTTTGTAATTCATCTGCAACTAAAACTGCTGCTAGCCCTACCACTTACTCT GGATTCGACCCTTGTTCTGAAGATTATACTGTTGCCTACTTAAATCACCCAGAAGTTCAACAGGCTCTTCATGCTAAACCCACAAAATGGTCTTCTTGCAG TGAGGTGGGTTGGACAGATAGCCCAGCAAGTATTCTACCAACTATAAATCACTTAATATCAAATGCTATAAGCATTTTGATATACAG CGGCGATGTAGATGCACGTGTTCCCATAACTTCAACATTGTATTCAATTAATGCCTTAAAACTAGCACCAGATACTGCATGGCGTCCATGGTATACTGGCAAAGAG TACTATGCATACAATATGCAGGTTGGAGGATATGTGATTGGTTACAAAGGGCTAACACTTGTCACTGTAAGAGGAGCTGGGCACATGGTACCAAGTCATCAACCACAGAGTGCACTAACCATGATCTCATCTTTCCTTTTAGGAGAACTTCCTCCTGTATTAAACTCTTAA
- the LOC101515115 gene encoding serine carboxypeptidase 1-like isoform X1, with translation MSSMLLSTVQLWSLILLVWHFAISCKGNQQGEYLSKFIESRKYQQYGEAYSSDVVVVSHVDVVEQQSKLMEDDKVMSLPGQPKGVNFDQYAGYVTVDAKSGRELFYYFVESPLNSSSKPLVLWLNGGPGCSSFGYGAMQELGPFRVNSDGTTLSLNQDAWNIVANVIFLESPAGVGFSYSNNSSDYSHIGDNSTALDSYTFLLNWFERFPQYKTREFFIAGESYGGHYVPQLAHLILSNNKQMKNHTVINLKGIAIGNGWIDDNLCTKGMYDYFWMHALNSVETHEGIEKNCDFGNFNFTSECVKYQNIADDELGNIDIYNIYAPLCNSSATKTAASPTTYSGFDPCSEDYTVAYLNHPEVQQALHAKPTKWSSCRYTIMFSFLKFQNSLIVNVVVLLTFPLMLFSEVGWTDSPASILPTINHLISNAISILIYSGDVDARVPITSTLYSINALKLAPDTAWRPWYTGKEVGGYVIGYKGLTLVTVRGAGHMVPSHQPQSALTMISSFLLGELPPVLNS, from the exons aTGAGTTCAATGTTGTTATCAACAGTACAATTGTGGTCTCTAATTTTGTTAGTGTGGCACTTTGCAATATCATGCAAAGGCAACCAACAGGGTGAATACCTTTCAAAGTTTATTGAATCAAGAAAGTACCAACAATATGGAGAAGCTTATTCAAgtgatgttgttgttgtatcACATGTTGATGTTGTTGAACAACAATCAAAGTTGATGGAAGATGATAAGGTGATGTCTTTGCCTGGACAACCAAAAGGGGTGAATTTTGATCAATATGCTGGCTATGTAACTGTTGATGCCAAATCAGGGAGAGAACTTTTCTACTACTTTGTGGAATCACCATTAAATTCTTCTTCAAAACCTCTTGTTCTATGGCTAAATGGAG GACCTGGATGCTCTTCATTTGGGTATGGAGCCATGCAAGAATTAGGACCTTTTAGAGTCAACAGTGATGGAACCACACTTTCCCTTAATCAAGATGCATGGAACATAG TGGCAAATGTTATCTTCCTAGAGTCTCCAGCAGGAGTTGGATTTTCTTATTCAAACAATTCTTCAGATTACTCTCACATTGGTGACAATAGCACAGCCTTAGATTCATACACTTTTCTTCTAAATTGGTTTGAGAGATTTCCACAATACAAGACTAGAGAGTTCTTCATAGCTGGTGAAAGTTATGGTGGCCATTATGTCCCTCAGCTAGCTCACCTTATCCTCTCAAATAATAAGCAAATGAAAAATCACACAGTCATCAATTTGAAAGGGATTGCG ATTGGGAATGGTTGGATAGATGACAATTTGTGTACAAAGGGAATGTATGACTATTTCTGGATGCATGCTTTAAACTCTGTCGAAACTCATGAAggaattgaaaaaaattgtgaCTTTGGGAACTTCAACTTTACAAGTGAATGcgtcaaatatcaaaatatagcTGATGATGAGCTTGGAAATATTGACATTTACAACATATATGCCCCACTTTGTAATTCATCTGCAACTAAAACTGCTGCTAGCCCTACCACTTACTCT GGATTCGACCCTTGTTCTGAAGATTATACTGTTGCCTACTTAAATCACCCAGAAGTTCAACAGGCTCTTCATGCTAAACCCACAAAATGGTCTTCTTGCAGGTACACTATTATGTTTTCTTtcctaaaatttcaaaattcattaATAGTAAATGTTGTTGTGCTACTAACATTTCCTCTAATGCTTTTCAGTGAGGTGGGTTGGACAGATAGCCCAGCAAGTATTCTACCAACTATAAATCACTTAATATCAAATGCTATAAGCATTTTGATATACAG CGGCGATGTAGATGCACGTGTTCCCATAACTTCAACATTGTATTCAATTAATGCCTTAAAACTAGCACCAGATACTGCATGGCGTCCATGGTATACTGGCAAAGAG GTTGGAGGATATGTGATTGGTTACAAAGGGCTAACACTTGTCACTGTAAGAGGAGCTGGGCACATGGTACCAAGTCATCAACCACAGAGTGCACTAACCATGATCTCATCTTTCCTTTTAGGAGAACTTCCTCCTGTATTAAACTCTTAA